One genomic segment of Natrialbaceae archaeon AArc-T1-2 includes these proteins:
- a CDS encoding M20 family metallopeptidase, producing the protein MTVLELTRKLVAIPSHDDEAAAGDYLEGWLRRETDANVFRDEIGNVFARTGEACGAETEDRATLAFVGHHDVVAPDGTQIDGDGYALEERAGRLYGRGTADMKGTLAAATVAFRDVANAEIDRRDGEPARELVFASFVGEEVGGVGARHAIEHGFVPDYAVVGEGSTGYSGPDVTDVAVAHKGRRGSTITAYGVSSHASEPHAGENAIYRATDAVDLVRSLEAPAVSVAGDRLEGSVVVTEIDGGAAMNVVPDRCTITVDERTVPGERAPLERVERIDGVEWTVDQDLPPMRCTDETFAETVLAAASEVQSGSPALVTKPHATDAGWLAAAGTDCVICGAAEPGEAHTEDESVSVTVLERCHEIYRSVARRWL; encoded by the coding sequence ATGACAGTACTCGAGCTGACCCGCAAGCTCGTCGCGATCCCGAGTCACGACGACGAGGCGGCTGCAGGCGACTACCTCGAGGGGTGGCTCCGCCGCGAGACGGATGCAAACGTCTTCCGTGACGAGATCGGGAACGTGTTCGCTCGGACTGGCGAAGCTTGCGGCGCCGAGACCGAAGACCGTGCGACGCTCGCGTTCGTCGGTCACCACGACGTCGTCGCCCCCGACGGCACGCAGATCGACGGCGATGGCTACGCCCTCGAGGAACGCGCAGGGCGGCTCTACGGCCGCGGTACCGCGGACATGAAAGGCACGCTCGCGGCGGCGACCGTCGCCTTCCGGGACGTCGCGAACGCGGAAATCGATCGAAGAGACGGCGAGCCTGCGCGGGAACTCGTCTTCGCGAGTTTCGTCGGCGAGGAAGTCGGCGGCGTCGGCGCTCGACACGCCATCGAACACGGGTTCGTCCCCGACTACGCCGTCGTCGGCGAAGGATCGACGGGGTATTCGGGACCGGACGTCACCGACGTCGCCGTCGCTCACAAGGGGCGACGCGGGAGCACGATCACCGCCTACGGCGTCTCGTCTCACGCCAGCGAACCCCACGCCGGCGAGAACGCGATCTATCGGGCGACAGACGCCGTCGACCTCGTTCGCAGCCTCGAGGCCCCCGCCGTCTCGGTTGCCGGCGACCGCCTCGAAGGCAGCGTCGTCGTCACCGAGATCGACGGCGGCGCGGCGATGAACGTCGTTCCCGACCGATGTACGATCACGGTCGACGAGCGAACCGTCCCCGGCGAACGTGCCCCGCTTGAGCGCGTCGAACGGATAGACGGCGTCGAGTGGACCGTCGACCAGGACCTGCCGCCGATGCGGTGTACGGACGAGACGTTCGCCGAGACGGTGCTCGCGGCCGCAAGCGAAGTGCAGTCGGGCTCACCCGCCCTCGTGACGAAACCCCACGCGACCGACGCCGGCTGGCTCGCGGCGGCGGGCACCGACTGTGTGATCTGTGGCGCTGCAGAACCCGGCGAGGCCCACACGGAAGACGAGAGTGTCTCGGTGACGGTGCTCGAGCGCTGTCACGAGATCTATCGAAGCGTCGCACGACGGTGGCTGTGA
- the hisA gene encoding 1-(5-phosphoribosyl)-5-[(5-phosphoribosylamino)methylideneamino]imidazole-4-carboxamide isomerase: MHEGFEVIPAVDVQDGEVVQLVQGERGTEKRYGDPVEAARRWVEAGAETLHLIDLDGAFEGERANATAIDAVVDAVDVPTQLGGGIRTAEDARDLLERGVDRVILGTAAVENPELVGELSDEYPDGVVVSLDAKDGEVVVEGWTESAGITPADAAKRYEERGAAAILFTNVDVEGRLEGVDTEPVRELVDATDVPVVASGGVASLEDVAALRDAGAAAVVVGTALYEGAFTLEETHDRLEE; encoded by the coding sequence ATGCACGAGGGGTTCGAGGTCATCCCGGCGGTCGACGTACAGGACGGTGAGGTCGTCCAGCTGGTCCAGGGCGAACGCGGCACCGAGAAACGCTACGGCGACCCGGTCGAAGCCGCCCGACGCTGGGTCGAGGCGGGTGCGGAGACGCTTCACCTGATCGACCTCGACGGCGCGTTCGAGGGCGAACGAGCGAACGCCACAGCCATCGACGCGGTCGTCGACGCGGTCGACGTTCCGACCCAGCTCGGCGGCGGGATCCGGACGGCCGAAGACGCCCGCGACCTGCTCGAACGCGGCGTCGACCGCGTCATCCTCGGCACCGCGGCCGTCGAGAATCCGGAACTCGTCGGCGAACTCAGCGACGAGTATCCCGACGGCGTCGTCGTCAGCCTCGACGCCAAAGACGGCGAGGTCGTCGTCGAGGGCTGGACCGAAAGCGCAGGGATCACGCCGGCCGACGCCGCAAAGCGGTACGAAGAACGCGGTGCCGCGGCGATTCTCTTCACGAACGTCGACGTCGAAGGGCGACTCGAGGGCGTCGATACGGAGCCGGTCCGAGAGCTCGTCGACGCGACCGACGTCCCGGTCGTCGCAAGCGGTGGCGTGGCGTCTCTCGAGGACGTGGCCGCGTTACGCGACGCCGGCGCGGCCGCAGTTGTCGTCGGCACCGCACTGTACGAGGGTGCGTTCACGCTCGAAGAAACGCACGACCGACTCGAGGAGTAA
- the hisB gene encoding imidazoleglycerol-phosphate dehydratase HisB has protein sequence MSDRTATVTRETAETTIECTLAVDGTGETAVETGIGFFDHMLTAFASHGLFDLELECNGDLEVDDHHTVEDVAIAIGTAFDEALDDRTGIVRYADRRVPLDEAVAATVVDVSGRPRFYFDGEFSQAHVGEFTSDMARHFAESLATNAGLTLHLSVDGENAHHEIEALFKSLARTLDDATRIDERREGTPSTKGTLSE, from the coding sequence ATGAGCGATCGAACCGCGACCGTCACGCGCGAGACCGCAGAGACGACGATCGAGTGCACTCTCGCGGTCGACGGCACCGGCGAGACGGCCGTCGAGACGGGTATCGGCTTTTTCGATCACATGCTGACGGCGTTTGCCAGCCACGGGCTGTTCGATCTCGAACTCGAGTGCAACGGCGACCTCGAGGTCGACGACCACCACACGGTCGAGGACGTCGCGATCGCCATCGGGACGGCGTTCGACGAGGCGCTCGACGACCGCACTGGCATCGTCCGGTACGCGGATCGACGGGTCCCACTCGACGAGGCCGTCGCCGCGACGGTCGTCGACGTCAGTGGCCGCCCACGGTTTTACTTCGACGGCGAGTTCTCCCAGGCCCACGTCGGCGAGTTCACGAGCGATATGGCCAGACACTTCGCCGAGTCGCTCGCGACCAACGCCGGCCTGACGCTACACCTGTCGGTCGACGGCGAGAACGCACACCACGAGATCGAGGCGCTTTTCAAATCACTCGCACGAACGCTGGACGACGCGACCCGGATCGACGAGCGCCGCGAGGGGACGCCGAGCACGAAAGGGACGCTCTCGGAGTGA
- a CDS encoding globin-coupled sensor protein, translating into MDPQRTFGEGEFNEFVDTDELVENIGLDEDEIDWRKDFIGFDERDERRLSNLEEPLRDHREAIAGDFYANLTQYDEAIEIVDRSPKNIDQLKRTQQAYLVSLATGEYDRDYFKNRARIGKLHEMLDMPLKQYVGQYGVYYDLIFERIMNDRIQDRVVEAIDERLAELDDQQTADEGGLLSGILGGDDDEDDDLEDGIDDVLEETVRDAIDDGMHELLSVLRIINLDLQVAADTYVDAYAQDLERAVSRRDELATEVEEDVEAPIQELHDASEGVATRAERISRMTDKQAEDVGRAATELSDVSAAIEEVSAVADETYQASQRTESLAASGSESADEALSALEEIDEATERVSAAAADLEKRTQEIDAVVERIDELAKRTKVLATNANIEASRSGGGDADTLGVIADEVMSFSENARDDLEEIEDVVEEVREGAVETVDAMDETVDRVDEGTDLVRETIDDLDAIHESAQTTASGMDDVAEATDQQAESVEVIATTVEDVSQAADSVAREAEAVAAASQEQSASINEVVQSVSRLTEPEEITEKPLYEQLSAD; encoded by the coding sequence ATGGATCCACAGCGAACGTTCGGGGAGGGTGAATTCAACGAGTTCGTCGACACGGACGAACTCGTCGAGAACATCGGCCTCGACGAGGACGAGATCGACTGGCGAAAGGACTTTATCGGTTTTGACGAACGGGACGAGCGGCGGTTATCGAACCTCGAAGAGCCGTTACGCGACCACCGCGAAGCGATCGCCGGCGACTTCTACGCGAATCTGACCCAGTACGACGAGGCGATCGAGATCGTCGATCGGTCGCCGAAGAACATCGACCAGCTCAAACGGACCCAGCAGGCGTATCTCGTCTCGCTTGCAACGGGTGAGTACGACCGGGACTACTTCAAAAACCGGGCTCGGATCGGCAAGCTCCACGAGATGCTCGACATGCCCCTGAAACAGTACGTGGGGCAGTACGGCGTCTACTACGATCTCATCTTCGAGCGGATCATGAACGACCGGATCCAGGATCGCGTCGTCGAAGCGATCGACGAGCGACTCGCCGAACTCGACGACCAGCAGACAGCCGACGAGGGCGGACTCCTGTCGGGCATCCTCGGTGGGGACGACGACGAGGACGACGACCTCGAGGACGGTATTGACGACGTGCTCGAAGAGACCGTCCGTGACGCCATCGACGACGGGATGCACGAGTTGCTGTCCGTGTTGCGGATCATCAACCTCGATCTGCAGGTCGCAGCCGACACGTACGTCGACGCCTACGCCCAGGACCTCGAGCGGGCGGTCAGCCGTCGAGACGAGCTGGCAACCGAAGTCGAAGAGGACGTCGAAGCCCCGATCCAGGAGCTCCACGACGCGAGCGAGGGCGTCGCGACGCGTGCCGAGCGGATCAGCAGAATGACCGACAAGCAGGCCGAAGACGTCGGCCGGGCGGCAACGGAGCTGTCGGACGTGAGCGCGGCCATCGAAGAGGTGTCGGCGGTCGCCGACGAGACGTATCAGGCGAGCCAGCGGACGGAATCACTGGCGGCGAGCGGTTCCGAGTCGGCCGACGAGGCGCTGTCGGCGCTCGAGGAGATCGACGAGGCGACCGAACGGGTCAGTGCGGCGGCTGCTGACCTCGAGAAACGGACCCAGGAGATCGACGCGGTCGTCGAACGGATCGACGAACTGGCGAAACGAACGAAGGTGCTCGCGACGAACGCGAACATCGAGGCCTCACGCAGCGGCGGCGGTGACGCCGACACGCTGGGCGTGATCGCCGACGAGGTCATGTCGTTCTCGGAGAACGCACGCGACGATCTCGAGGAGATCGAAGACGTGGTCGAGGAAGTCCGCGAAGGCGCCGTCGAGACGGTCGACGCGATGGACGAAACCGTCGACCGGGTCGACGAGGGAACCGACCTCGTCCGCGAGACTATCGACGATCTCGATGCCATTCACGAATCGGCACAGACGACCGCAAGCGGCATGGACGACGTCGCCGAGGCGACCGACCAGCAGGCCGAAAGCGTCGAGGTGATCGCGACGACCGTCGAGGACGTCTCCCAGGCGGCTGACAGCGTTGCACGAGAGGCCGAGGCCGTCGCCGCAGCCAGCCAAGAGCAGTCTGCGAGCATCAACGAGGTCGTCCAGTCGGTGAGCCGACTCACCGAACCCGAAGAGATCACCGAAAAACCGCTGTACGAGCAGCTTTCAGCCGACTAA